Proteins from one Mercurialis annua linkage group LG7, ddMerAnnu1.2, whole genome shotgun sequence genomic window:
- the LOC126656553 gene encoding membrane metalloprotease ARASP, chloroplastic gives MLLNFSSPSSFLKFTNSSKSPNIHPSLRPKTHLFEPHFSPFSSSQLTLHSKNNLFSQYPLQKRLDFRSWAFSGFDLSNFESVLEAAGVLTAIIVVHESGHFLAAYLQGIHVSKFAVGFGPILAKFNANNVEYSVRAFPLGGFVGFPDNDPDSDIPPDDKNLLKNRPILDRVIVISAGVVANIIFAYAIIFIQVLSVGLPVQEAFPGVLVPEVRAFSAASRDGLLPGDVIIAINGIELPKTIPNAVSEVVDVIKRNPNRNVLLKVGRGSTDLEIGVTPDESFDGTGKIGVQLSPNLKITKLVARNLVEAVNFTGKEFGGLTFNVLDSLKQTFLNFSQSASKVSGPVAIIAVGAEVARSNIDGLYQFAAVLNINLAVINLLPLPALDGGSLALILVEAARGGRKLPLEIEQRIMSSGITLVLVLGLFLIVRDTLNLDFIKDMLL, from the coding sequence ATGCTTTTAAACTTCTCATCACCATCTTCTTTTCTCAAATTCACAAACTCTAGTAAATCACCCAATATTCACCCCTCACTAAGACCCAAAACCCACCTCTTTGAACCTCATTTTTCTCCATTTTCATCCTCACAACTCACTCTTCACTCCAAAAACAATCTTTTTAGCCAATACCCACTTCAAAAAAGGCTTGATTTCAGGTCATGGGCGTTTTCAGGGTTTGATTTGAGCAACTTTGAGTCAGTTCTTGAAGCAGCTGGTGTGTTAACGGCTATAATTGTTGTTCATGAGAGTGGTCATTTTCTTGCTGCTTATCTCCAAGGAATTCATGTGAGTAAATTTGCAGTAGGTTTTGGTCCAATTTTAGCTAAATTTAATGCAAATAATGTAGAATACTCTGTTAGAGCTTTTCCTTTAGGTGGGTTTGTAGGGTTTCCTGATAATGACCCAGACAGTGATATTCCTCCGGATGATAAGAATTTGCTTAAGAATAGACCAATTTTGGATAGGGTTATTGTAATTTCTGCTGGTGTTGTAGCTAATATTATATTTGCTTATGCTATTATATTTATTCAAGTGTTGTCTGTTGGTTTGCCTGTTCAAGAGGCGTTTCCTGGTGTTCTTGTGCCTGAAGTAAGAGCCTTTTCTGCTGCTTCCCGCGACGGGTTGCTTCCCGGTGATGTTATTATTGCTATTAACGGAATTGAGTTGCCTAAAACTATACCGAATGCTGTTTCGGAAGTTGTTGATGTTATTAAGAGGAATCCGAATCGGAATGTGTTGCTTAAAGTTGGTAGAGGATCGACGGATTTGGAAATCGGGGTAACGCCTGACGAGAGTTTTGACGGGACTGGTAAAATTGGAGTTCAGTTATCGCCAAATTTGAAGATTACGAAACTTGTAGCTAGGAATTTGGTTGAAGCGGTTAATTTTACTGGAAAAGAATTTGGGGGTTTGACATTTAATGTTTTGGATAGCTTGAAACAAACCTTCTTGAACTTTTCGCAATCCGCTAGTAAGGTTTCGGGTCCAGTTGCTATTATTGCTGTTGGTGCAGAAGTTGCGAGGTCTAATATTGACGGGCTTTATCAGTTTGCAGCTGTGCTTAATATTAACCTTGCGGTGATAAACCTTTTGCCCTTGCCTGCGTTGGATGGGGGTTCGCTAGCTTTGATTCTTGTAGAAGCTGCTAGAGGCGGGAGAAAGCTGCCGTTAGAAATTGAGCAGCGCATTATGTCATCAGGAATCACGCTTGTTCTAGTTCTTGGATTGTTCCTTATCGTTCGCGATACCTTAAATCTCGATTTCATCAAGGATATGCTGTTGTGA